The following are encoded in a window of Cottoperca gobio chromosome 20, fCotGob3.1, whole genome shotgun sequence genomic DNA:
- the LOC115025237 gene encoding cyclic AMP-dependent transcription factor ATF-1-like isoform X1 — translation MAVTGDETETGTSGDLTACQLHNTSSSLPQGVAATSTHSFLKPVDPLQKREHRLMRNRNAAKRYRRRRMEDVHKLLNRHDLLEQENEKLKAELQCLKRLNIQRSCLYLPPQPSQPPP, via the exons ATGGCTGTAACTGGGGATGAGACAGAAACAG GCACCTCAGGTGACTTGACTGCCTGCCAGCTGCATAACACCAGCTCCAGCCTTCCACAGGGGGTGGCAGCCACCAGCACGCATAGTTTCCTGAAACCTGTGGACCCCTTACAAAAGAGGGAGCACCGCTTGATGAGGAACAG GAATGCTGCCAAGAGATACAGAAGGAGAAGGATGGAAGATGTTCACAAACTGCTCAATCGTCACGACTTACTGGAGCAGGAGAACGAGAAGCTGAAGGCCGAGCTGCAGTGCCTGAAGAGACTGAACATCCAAAGAAGCTGCCTTTATCTGCCACCACAGCCTTCTCAGCCACCACCTTAA
- the cul2 gene encoding cullin-2: MSLKPRVVDFDETWNKLLTTIKAVVMLDYVERATWNDRFSDIYALCVAYPEPLGERLYTETKVFLENHVRQLYKKVLDSEEKVLVMYHRYWDEYSKGADYMDCLYRYLNTQFIKKNKLTEADLQYGYGGVDMNEPLMEIGELALDMWRKLMIEPLEAVLIRMLLNEIKNDRCGENPNQKVIHGVINSFVHVEQYKKKFPLKFYQEIFEGPFLSKTGEYYKQEASNLLQESNCSQYMEKVLGRLKDEEMRCRKYLHPSSYAKVIHECQQRMVADHLQFLHGECQSIIRQEKREDMANMYTLLRAVASGLPHMIQELQVHIHNEGIRGTSNLSQENMPTLFVESVLEVHSKFVQLINTVLNGDQHFMSALDKALTSVVNFREPKSICKAPELLAKYCDNLLKKSAKGMTENEVEDKLTSFITVFKYIDDKDIFQKFYARMLAKRLIHGLSLSMDSEEAMINKLKQACGYEFTSKLHRMYTDMSVSADLNNKFNNFIKTQETVVDLGISFQIYVLQAGAWPLTHVPSSTFAIPQELEKSVQMFELFYNQHFSGRKLTWLHYLCTGEVKMNYLSKPYVAMVTTYQMAVLLAFNNSLTVTYKELQDGTQMNEKELQKTIRSLLDVKMLNHDSQKEEIETESTFSLNMSFTSKRTKFKITTSMQKDTPQEMEQTRSAVDEDRKMYLQAAIVRIMKARKVLRHNALIQEVINQSKARFNPSISMIKKCIEVLIDKQYIERSQTSADEYSYVA, encoded by the exons ATGTCCTTAAAGCCGCGGGTGGTGGATTTTGACGAGACATGGAACAAGCTACTGACGACAATCAAGGCTGTTGTGATGCTTGACTATGTGGAGAGAGCCACGTGGAATGATCGGTTCTC TGACATTTATGCCTTGTGCGTTGCATACCCAGAGCCTTTGGGTGAGAGATTATACACAGAGACCAAGGTGTTTCTTGAGAATCATGTTCGGCAGTTGTACAAG aAAGTCCTGGATTCAGAGGAGAAGGTTTTAGTGATGTACCACAGATACTGGGACGAGTACAGCAAAGGAGCTGACTACATGGACTGCCTGTACAG GTATCTGAACACTCAGTTCATCAAGAAGAACAAACTAACGGAAGCAGACCTACAGTACGGCTACGGGGGAGTGGACATGAACGAGCCGCTCATGGAGATTGGAGAG TTGGCGCTCGATATGTGGAGGAAGCTAATGATCGAGCCTCTTGAAGCTGTCCTGATCCGGATGTTGCTGAATGAAATCAAAAA TGATCGTTGTGGCGAGAACCCCAACCAGAAGGTAATCCACGGGGTCATCAACTCCTTTGTTCATGTTGAACAGTACAAGAAGAAGTTTCCACTTAAG TTTTATCAGGAAATCTTCGAAGGGCCATTTCTGTCAAAAACGGGAGAGTATTACAAACAGGAAGCCTCCAATCTACTGCAAGAATCCAACTGCTCACAGTATATGGAGAAG GTTTTGGGGCGGTTGAAAGACGAAGAGATGAGATGTCGGAAGTACCTGCACCCCAGCTCCTATGCCAAAGTCATCCATGAATGCCAGCAGAGGATGGTGGCAGATCATCTGCAGTTCCTTCATGGGGAGTGCCAGAGCATTATTcggcaggagaagagagaag ACATGGCCAACATGTACACCCTGTTGAGGGCCGTCGCCAGCGGGCTGCCCCACATGATTCAGGAGCTGCAGGTCCATATCCACAACGAGGGCATCCGAGGCACCAGTAACCTCTCTCAGGAAAAC ATGCCAACCCTGTTTGTGGAATCAGTGCTGGAGGTCCACAGTAAATTTGTTCAGCTCATAAACACAGTTCTAAATGGAGATCAGCACTTCATGAGCGCACTTGATAAG gCTTTGACGTCTGTGGTGAACTTCAGGGAGCCCAAGTCCATCTGTAAAGCCCCTGAACtg CTGGCGAAGTACTGTGACAATCTCCTGAAAAAGTCTGCAAAGGGAATGACTGAGAATGAGGTGGAGGACAAGCTGACGAGCTTCATCACAGTGTTCAAGTACATAGACGACAAGGACATCTTTCAAAAG ttttATGCCAGAATGCTAGCAAAGCGGTTAATACATGGTTTATCATTGTCAATGGACTCAGAAGAAGCCATGATCAACAAACTAAAG CAAGCATGCGGCTACGAGTTCACAAGCAAACTCCACAGAATGTACACAGACATGAGCGTGAGCGCCGACCTCAATAACAAGTTCAACAATTTCATCAAGACACAGGAGACGGTGGTGGACCTGGGCATCAGCTTTCAGATCTATGTATTACAG GCTGGAGCCTGGCCTCTCACACACGTCCCCTCCTCCACATTCGCCATCCCTCAAGAACTAGAGAAGAGCGTGCAGATG TTTGAGTTGTTCTATAATCAGCACTTCAGTGGGAGGAAGCTGACCTGGCTGCATTATCTCTGCACAG GTGAGGTGAAGATGAACTACCTGTCCAAGCCCTATGTTGCCATGGTGACCACCTACCAGATGGCTGTGCTGCTGGCCTTCAACAACAGCTTGACGGTGACCTACAAGGAGCTGCAGGACGGCACCCAGATGAATGAGAAAGAGCTACAGAAGACCATCAGGTCCCTGCTGGACGTCAAGATGCTCAACCACGACTCACAAAAG GAGGAGATTGAAACTGAGTCCACGTTTTCATTAAATATGAGTTTCACCAGTAAAAGGACAAAGTTCAAGATCACTACATCAATGCAGAAAGACACACCACAG GAGATGGAGCAGACGAGGAGCGCCGTAGATGAGGACcgcaaaatgtatttacaagCTGCTATAGTGAGAATCATGAAAGCCCGCAAGGTGCTCCGACACAACGCCCTCATCCAGGAG GTCATCAATCAGTCCAAAGCCAGGTTCAACCCAAGTATCAGCATGATCAAGAAGTGCATTGAGGTGCTCATCGACAAGCAGTACATCGAGCGAAGCCAGACCTCGGCAGACGAGTACAGCTACGTGGCATAG
- the LOC115025237 gene encoding cyclic AMP-dependent transcription factor ATF-1-like isoform X2, whose product MAVTGDETETGTSGDLTACQLHNTSSSLPQGVAATSTHSFLKPVDPLQKREHRLMRNREAARECRRKKKEYVKCLENRVAVLENQNKTLIEELRALKDIYRHKVE is encoded by the exons ATGGCTGTAACTGGGGATGAGACAGAAACAG GCACCTCAGGTGACTTGACTGCCTGCCAGCTGCATAACACCAGCTCCAGCCTTCCACAGGGGGTGGCAGCCACCAGCACGCATAGTTTCCTGAAACCTGTGGACCCCTTACAAAAGAGGGAGCACCGCTTGATGAGGAACAG GGAAGCTGCCCGGGAGTGTCGACGAAAGAAGAAGGAATATGTCAAATGCCTCGAAAATCGCGTGGCCGTGCTCGAGAATCAAAACAAGACTCTGATTGAGGAGCTTAGAGCCTTAAAAGACATTTACCGACACAAAGTCGAGTGA